The Desulfococcus multivorans DNA window TTCGTCGGGCATCCTCTTCTGCCGGTCGATAAAAAGGGCGCCTTCGCCTTCGACTTCGATGACGATTATTTGGCAGATGAGGCGTTCCGTAGTCTTCTTATGCCCATATTCCAGGACTCCAGGATAAAGGCGGTGTTCTCGTCGAATTTGCCGCTCTTTTCAGTCCAGAAATACAACGATACTCTTTTTGTTGTCACAGGCGGCGCAGGAGGATTTGTCCTCAACAATGATCGCAGTTTTTACCATTACGTCAAGGTCCAGGTCAGCCGGAGCCAGGTGGATATCGAACCTGTCAGGCTGAACATCGGACAGCACAAGCTCTTTCGCACAGTTGAAAGCATCTGGTTTTTTATTCATTCGCTCTTCTATGTCGGTTATCTCAATTACCTGCTTATTGTTTGCTTTTTCATTGTCAGCGCTTACTGGCTGTATTCACTCCTGTTGAAAGAACGGGATTACTATCCTGATTTCAATCAGCCATCCGAACCGAATCTTGATCGAGAGATCAAGGTCGCCATGTTCACCAATAACTATCTGCCCTTTATCGGCGGCGTACCGATTTCGATCTATCGACTCTCTTCAGTTCTCAAAAAGCTGGGGCATAAAGTCCTGATTCTCGCACCCCAATACGAACAGAGCGCAGAGCCGCAGGAGGAACGTGATATCTACAGGATTCCTTGTCTTTTTAAGCAAGCGGCCGACAAAGGAATCGTGGTGCCAAACATTTTTTCTTTCGCTGCAATCAGAAAAGTGCGCGAATTCGCTCCTGACGTGATTCATATCCACCATCCCTTCTGGATGGGAACAGTAGGACTTTGGATGGCAAGGCGATTAAATATACCGGCAGTTTACACTTACCATACACGTTTAGAGCATTATTCTTATGCGGTCCCTTTGCCAAAAGCCCTGTTTCGCAATTTTATTTCCCATGCGCTGGTGCGGCGGCTCGGCAACCGATGCAACGCCATCGTCGTTCCCACGGAAGCCTCTGAACATTATCTTCGCACGATTGGCGTGAAGATTCCTGTGTTCGTGGTGCCTACAGGCATCGAAACGGACAAGTTCGCCAAACTTTATGAAATTGAAGGATCTGGATTGCGTGCTGAGATGGGCATAGCAGACGATGAATTGGTGCTGTTGAGCGTTTCCAGATTGAGCGCCGAGAAAAATATAAGCTTCATGCTCGAAGCGGTTTCCTATCTGGCAAAGAACTGTTCGCAACGGTTCAAGTTTGTTCTTATTGGTGAAGGGCCTGAGCGGGAACGCCTTTATCAGACAGCTGAGACTTTAGGTTTACGGGACACCGTACTCTTCCCCGGCGCGGTTCCTCCCGAAAGAATGCCGGCCTACTACAGCTTGGGCGATATCTTTGTTTTCGCTTCCACATCTGAAACACAAGGGATGGTTATCCTTGAAGCGATGGCAAGCGCAATGCCCGTTGTGGCAATCAGGGCCAGTGGAATTGATGATTTTGTCGTCGACGGAATGACCGGATTTAAAACGATGCAGAATACCTCAGCCTGGGCTGAAAAAGTCCAGCTCCTGCTTGAAAATGACACGTTGCGCCATGAGCTGTCTGGCCATGCGGCGTCGTTGGCAAGCAGGTTTGGAATAGACGAATTTGGCAGAAGAATGGAACGAGTTTATGCTCATGTACTGATCGACAGACAGAAAGGAGACGCTTTATGAAATGCCCGGTATGCAAGGACACCAAGTCACCGAAAAGGTCCTGCGGCCGGAGGGGCGACCCTACATCGAACAGGAGCGGGTCAATGTCTGCTACCGGCCGGCGCGAATGGCGCTTCTACCTCGATGACATGATTGACTTCGCCGGGAAGGTACTCGCCTATACCCACGGGGTGGGCGCGAGCCGCTGCTGCGATCGGAGGTGACAACTTTCCTGCCACAGGGGGCCACCCTGATCAAAGCCATTCAGGACATCATGCGCAAGGATGTCGGCGTCGATGGCGACGCTCAGCGCATCAGCCAGCCCCCGGGCGTCGGCTCAGCTTCCCAACCCGGAGCCGAATTGGCTGTTGTCTTCTAAAGCCAAGAGGATTTTTTCGAAAAAGCTATTGACAACGAACCTCCCATGAATAAAGATAGTAATTAAATACTCACTTTACTCATGGGAGGTTCGTATGAGCGTGTCGAGTAAGCATCTTCCCGCCGAAGAACGGCGGATGGTAACTGTTGAGACGGTGGTCAAGCTGGCTGGAGAACAAAATCCAAGTGAAATTACCACGGCAGCCATCGCCAAACGCATGGGATTAACCCAGGGGGCTCTTTTCCGCCATTTCACCAATAAAGACGCTATCTTACAGGCTGTTATGGAATGGGTCGCCGAGCGTTTGCTGTCTCGCCTTGAAAAGGCAGTACACGCAAAGTCATCCCCTCTTGCCGCACTTGAAAGCATGTTTTTGGCGCATGTGGACTTTATAACAGAGCATCCCGGTATTCCCCGCATGTTGTTTGGCGAATTGCAACGCTCTGAAGAAACCGCGGCCAAGCGGATGGCGCAAACGCTCCTCCGCCGTTATGGGGAGCGCCTCAATCGTTTGTTTGAACAAGGAAAAACCTGCGGTGAACTTGACAGGAAACTTGATAACGAGGCTGCGGCCACGCTCTTCATCGGCACCATTCAAGGATTGGTCATGCAGTCGTTGATAGCTGGAGATGTGAGCCATATGCGCCGAAACGCACCGAAAGTCTTTGCCATCTATCAACAGGGCATCAGGAGTGCATTATGAAAAGATTGCCTTTCCAAAAACGTACACTGGCGCTGATAGCTGTAGTTGTTCCTCTGCTTGCGCTTTTTGTCTATGTGGCCTTGCGTTCGGGGCCTCTTGCTCCGGTATCAGTTGTATTGGTCACAGTCGAGGACAGGAGCATCTCACCGGCGCTATTCGGCATTGGAACCATTGAGGCTCGTTACACCTACAAGCTTGGCCCAACATTTGCCGGGCGGGTCAAACGTTTGGATGTACACGTAGGTGAGCGTGTCAAGGCGGGGCAAGTGCTTGGCGAAATGGACCCGGTGGATCTTGATGAACGTATTAGAGCTCAGGATGCCTCCCTGAAACGAGCAAACGCTCAATTAAGCGAAGCGCAGGCGCGTAAGGATTATGCGCAGACACAGGCTTTACGTTACGAGCAGTTACTTAAAGCGCGCTCCACCAGTGAGGAAGTGGTAGCCACTAAACAACAAGAACTGTTAGTGGCGAAAGCAGGACTGACTGCGGCACGAGAGGAGTTGTCTCGTGTACGTGCCGAGAGAGCGGTGATAGAGGCGCAGCGCAATAATTTGTCTCTGATTGCGCCATTTGACGGCTTGGTCGTTTCACGTGATGCCGACCCGGGAACCACCGTGGTTGCTGGTCAGGCTGTCGTGGAACTGATCGATCCGAGCACACTGTGGGTCAATGTCCGCTTTGATCAAATTCATGCGCGAGGTCTCGCCGCCGGTTTATCAGCCCAGATCACATTACGTTCTCAGGCAGGTGAACTGCAGGCTGGACATGTACTGAGAGTCGAACCATTGGCAGACGCAGTAACTGAGGAAACACTGGCCAAGGTTGTCTTCGATCAAATTCCTGATCCGATGCCACCCATCGGCGAACTGGCCGAAATCACGATTAACTTACCGACACTTGCGGCGGCACCGGTTATCCCTAATGCTGCTATCCATCACATTGATGGCAGATTGGGCGTGTGGCAGGTCATCAATGGCGATCTTCGCTTTACACCAGTTTCACTGGGGATTGCCGATTTGGAGGGCCGTGTGCAGGTACGAGAAGGGCTCAAGATTGGCGACCAAGTAGTGGTCTACAGCGAAAACGCCTTGAATAATCACAGCCGGATTCACGGCGTTGACCATATTCAGGGGGTAACGCAATGATCAGTTTAGCAGGGCGCGACATCATGCACTCTTGGGGAAAATTCGTCTTTACCGGCATGGGTCTTGGGCTGCTGATCGGCATCACCCTGTCTATGGCGGGGATTTATCGTGGCATGGTGGATGACGCCAAAGTCTTGCTCGATAATAGCGGTGCTGATCTCTGGGTGGTACAGAAGGACACCCTTGGTCCCTACGCTGAGTCATCAAGCCTCTACGATGATATCTG harbors:
- a CDS encoding glycosyltransferase, which codes for MDRLSWWRALFYLNLLILFLVIFYKIYLNFFEQDYGAVHAEQVESIESILHGEEAFSFAVVGNINNSVGIFERKIIPELNRSDVAFVVSAGNAVSGAGEDKYRALHRTMGHIEKPYLLTFGDNEHGAFGGFRYYDHYGPYVFAFSAGNSRFIFLDSSGKTSFQWQARWLEEELDVAPNQNVFLFVGHPLLPVDKKGAFAFDFDDDYLADEAFRSLLMPIFQDSRIKAVFSSNLPLFSVQKYNDTLFVVTGGAGGFVLNNDRSFYHYVKVQVSRSQVDIEPVRLNIGQHKLFRTVESIWFFIHSLFYVGYLNYLLIVCFFIVSAYWLYSLLLKERDYYPDFNQPSEPNLDREIKVAMFTNNYLPFIGGVPISIYRLSSVLKKLGHKVLILAPQYEQSAEPQEERDIYRIPCLFKQAADKGIVVPNIFSFAAIRKVREFAPDVIHIHHPFWMGTVGLWMARRLNIPAVYTYHTRLEHYSYAVPLPKALFRNFISHALVRRLGNRCNAIVVPTEASEHYLRTIGVKIPVFVVPTGIETDKFAKLYEIEGSGLRAEMGIADDELVLLSVSRLSAEKNISFMLEAVSYLAKNCSQRFKFVLIGEGPERERLYQTAETLGLRDTVLFPGAVPPERMPAYYSLGDIFVFASTSETQGMVILEAMASAMPVVAIRASGIDDFVVDGMTGFKTMQNTSAWAEKVQLLLENDTLRHELSGHAASLASRFGIDEFGRRMERVYAHVLIDRQKGDAL
- a CDS encoding TetR/AcrR family transcriptional regulator, with protein sequence MSVSSKHLPAEERRMVTVETVVKLAGEQNPSEITTAAIAKRMGLTQGALFRHFTNKDAILQAVMEWVAERLLSRLEKAVHAKSSPLAALESMFLAHVDFITEHPGIPRMLFGELQRSEETAAKRMAQTLLRRYGERLNRLFEQGKTCGELDRKLDNEAAATLFIGTIQGLVMQSLIAGDVSHMRRNAPKVFAIYQQGIRSAL
- a CDS encoding efflux RND transporter periplasmic adaptor subunit produces the protein MKRLPFQKRTLALIAVVVPLLALFVYVALRSGPLAPVSVVLVTVEDRSISPALFGIGTIEARYTYKLGPTFAGRVKRLDVHVGERVKAGQVLGEMDPVDLDERIRAQDASLKRANAQLSEAQARKDYAQTQALRYEQLLKARSTSEEVVATKQQELLVAKAGLTAAREELSRVRAERAVIEAQRNNLSLIAPFDGLVVSRDADPGTTVVAGQAVVELIDPSTLWVNVRFDQIHARGLAAGLSAQITLRSQAGELQAGHVLRVEPLADAVTEETLAKVVFDQIPDPMPPIGELAEITINLPTLAAAPVIPNAAIHHIDGRLGVWQVINGDLRFTPVSLGIADLEGRVQVREGLKIGDQVVVYSENALNNHSRIHGVDHIQGVTQ